A genomic window from Silene latifolia isolate original U9 population chromosome Y, ASM4854445v1, whole genome shotgun sequence includes:
- the LOC141630771 gene encoding uncharacterized protein LOC141630771 yields the protein MTKLGVWNVRGLNSDTKQRDIKWFLYQSEVVLFGLHETRVKPGSLNKVAANVCNGWSFLTNHSCHSGGRIWVIWQNQIISVDVVDMGAQFIHLKVKDLRDGKTFYTTYVYGFNKIEERVPLWDAFLSWNIREPWIVLGDFNNVMFANERLGLAVMDSEMIPFQNTMAACDLQDIKTTGAFFTWTNKQPSATRVFSRIDRVLVNDSW from the coding sequence ATGACTAAATTAGGAGTGTGGAATGTGAGGGGCCTCAATAGTGACACCAAGCAAAGAGACATCAAATGGTTTTTGTATCAGTCTGAGGTTGTCTTATTTGGGCTCCATGAGACCAGGGTCAAACCTGGCTCTCTAAATAAAGTAGCTGCAAATGTTTGTAATGGGTGGTCTTTTCTTACTAATCATAGTTGTCACTCTGGGGGCAGAATTTGGGTCATCTGGCAGAATCAAATAATTAGTGTAGATGTAGTTGATATGGGTGCTCAGTTTATTCATCTGAAGGTAAAAGATCTTAGAGATGGTAAAACCTTCTATACTACTTATGTTTATGGTTTTAATAAAATTGAGGAGAGGGTTCCTTTATGGGATGCTTTTCTTAGCTGGAATATTAGGGAACCTTGGATAGTTTTGGGGGATTTTAACAATGTTATGTTTGCTAATGAGAGACTTGGTCTTGCTGTTATGGATAGTGAAATGATTCCTTTTCAGAATACTATGGCAGCTTGTGATTTACAGGATATTAAAACTACTGGAGCTTTCTTCACTTGGACTAACAAACAACCTAGTGCCACTAGAGTGTTTAGTAGAATTGACAGGGTTCTAGTGAATGATAGCTGGTAA